Within the Tautonia marina genome, the region CAACGCCACCGAAGGTTCGGACATCAGGGGTTCCAATTCTCACAAGGATGGCCTCTCACCCGAGACTGATGACGTCTGTTGCCGTGCCCGCGTGCGCGGCGTGCGGTTCCCGTTCGGACTCTCACTTCCGAGATCACGTGACGATGGCTTGTTCTGGGGCGTCGTCACGTTCTTCAACTGCGCCTGGCGCGCGGGAGCACCCTTATGCATGTCAAGGCTCGTTCACGGGTTGGGTTTACGCTGATCGAATTGCTCGTGGTCATCGCGATCATTGGCGTCCTGATTGCCCTGTTGCTGCCGGCGGTGCAGAGCGCTCGGGAAGCGGCGCGACGGGCGCAGTGCACGAACAATTTGAAGCAAATCGGCATCGCGATGCACAATTACCACGACCAGTTCGGTGCGTTCCCAACGGGAGGGATTACCGGGTTTGCGCAGGGGAATGTTTGGGCGGGGAACGCGAATCTACTGTGCTGGCGGGCGCTGATCCTTCCGCAGATTGAAGGACGAAATACGTACGACGCCATCAATCTGAATATCAATACCCTTGGCGCTGGTCCGGATCCGGGGGCGATGTTCACCGCCTGGATGACCGTGAACAATACGTTCCTCTGCCCTTCCGACGGGGAACTTGAGGGGGGCCTGCGGACGTGGCAGGGCAATGGCCTCGGCCAGTACCCCGCGGGGAACCCGCCGTTCCGCCCGGGAACAACCACCCCGGTCGATCGTGTTCCCGTTTCGAACTATGCGTTGAGCTTTGGGGACAACTACGCCGGAGGCATCCTCAACGGCGGGCTCCCCTGGGAAACGCCCCCGAGTGTCACCACGCTGCCGCCGGGTCAGCCTCGGATCGGCTATCACGGGTTCTGGGGAACTCGAAATAGCGGGGGACAGATGCGCGGGTTCTCGGACTATCGCGAACTGCAAACGACCAACATGGCCGGCGTGCGCGATGGCACGAGCAACACCATCATGGTGGGTGAAACCTTGCCATACCGCGCGGCCGACAGCAACTTCTGGCACTTCAACGGATCGAGTGCCGGCACAACCGTTCCCTTGAACTGGAATTCGAACACGGTGCCGGGGAACGATCCGTCGTGCCTGAATCGGTGGCAGTCGGCAAGTGCTCCGCTGGGCTGTCGATTCGGAGCCGCCGCCAAGGGATTCGCAAGCGAACATCCCGGCGGAGCCAATTTCCTCTTTGCCGACGGCTCGGTGAAGTTCCTCAAGGATAGCATCAACATCGTCACCTACTGCGCCCTGGGAAGCAGGAACGGTGGAGAAGTCATTTCGGCAGATCAGTACTGATGGACCAATCCATTCCGGTGTGACTTCGGCGCTCCGGCCCGGCGGGGAGATGATCCGCCAACAGAGATACTCTCGCCACCGGGCCGGGCGGATTTCGGTGTGACCTCTGCCCTACCCCGTTGCTCAACCGGAGGCCAGAGGCGACCACCAGGGAAGACCAGAGACGAATCCAAGGAATCTCGCAGATGAATGGCTTGACTCGATCGCTTGCGTTGCTGGGAGGATTGATCTTACTTCTGACCGCCTCGGGGTGTGGTGGCGACGGGCTGGGGAAACGCTACCCGGTGTCCGGAACCATCACGTACAAGGGCGAGCCGGTTCCTCATGGGAACATCTTCTTCGTGCCCGACGATCCGAACACGGGGAGAGCCGCATCGGGAAGCATCAGCGAAGGGCGGTACCGTCTCTCGACCGCAGGAACCAACGACGGCGCTTTCCCCGGCTCTTACAAGATTCGGATCATGGCGCTTGAGGTGGATAACTCTCAGGTGGAGGCGAACATGCAAGGGGGTTCGGGGCGTCAGGACGATGTGATTGCCGCCACTCAGGCCGCCCAGAAACTCATCCCGGCCAAGTACGAACTCGAAACGACCTCGGGCTTGACCGCCACGGTCGAGGAAGGATCGAACACGTTCGACTTCGAATTGACGGATTGAGGCTCAATCGAACACCGCCCGGTCCTCTGCTCACGACCGAGGGGGGAGGACCCGGCAGGGTTCCTTGCGGTGACGGCCGTCCTGGGTCAGGGCACCGTCGAGTCGCCGATCGAGCGCGGTAATGGCCTGATCGAGCACGGCCCGAGCGGTGTCGAGATGGTGAGGACGCAGGGCGTACGGATCTCTCGGCAGGCCGATACGAGGGGATCGAAGCTGATCGGGTGCAAGCGGGAGGTCGGCGGGAAGGTGGCGGGGGTCGATCGGCTCGAAGCCGGAACCATCGGCCGACGCCGTGTAATAGGCCCGCCGGGAGGCAGGAGGACCGGGGTAGGTCCAGGCATCGCGCAAGGCCAGGAGTTCGGCGAACTGAGGCCAGGGAGGGCGGTCGGCCTCAAGGGCCGGGGGACGTTCCTCGGCGGCGAGGGCCGGAAGCAGGGCCCAGGCTTCGGCCAACGGGATGGGGCGAGACGGGTCGGTCAGGAGGTGGACCAACTCGGGTCGGGCCAGCTCGGCAGCGGCCTGATGAACGAGCGCCTCGGCCGCCTGAAGATAGAGGAGGAACGAGGCGCGGGCGAGCCGGCTTGCCTCGCTCTCCGATCGAGGCAACCGGAGATGGCTTTGCGTGTGCAGCCAGAGGGCGTCTTGATAGAGGCAGTGAAACGGGCTGACGGTCGTTTCAATCACCTGACCCGAGACGGACGGATCGGGAATCTCGGGGTCGGCGAGGGCTCGACCGTTGCTCGGGCCGAAGGGGTCGGGCATCAAGGGGTCGGGGTCGCCGAATGGCATGGCGCATCCTCGAACTGGTGCGGGCGAACCGGCTGGCATGTGTTCGGGATCGGGCGGTGACGATCGGCCCGGACCGGCCAGGCGAATCGGACGCAACAACCGATCGTATCATCATCTTAGCACAGCCGGCAACGGGCGGTCGAGCTTCCAGGACCAGACACTCGGGTCGGGTGATTGGTGAGGGTGCGGTTCACGGATTGCCACCGCGACGATCCTCGATGGCACGACCGGCTCGTGGTGTCGCGGTGATTCGATCCGTGTCGAGCGGTCAGCCGCCCGAGACGCTCGACACTCGAACACAATCGACCACGAGGCGGTTGACTCGGACCCGGTCCAGGGCGTCTGATGGCGGCCATCGATCATCCCCAGGCGCGGCATTGCACCCGCCGAGTGATCGAGCAATTGCAGCGGGTCACCGAGTTCTCTTGATCGAAAGGGATCGAACATGCGCGCGAAGGCGAGTCATTCCGTGGTCTCGATTGTTCTCGGACTGGTCGTCATGATCGGCATGCTGGTGGAACCGGCTCGGGCGATCACGGAGGTCACGTTCGAACGAACGTCGGACGTGATCTACGGCCGAAAGCATGGCACGGCCCTGACCTTCGACGTCTTCCAGCCCACCCAAGACGGACCCGGTTCGGGGGTGGGGTTGATTCTGGTGGTGAGTGGCGGTTGGTTTTCCGCGCACGAGGCGATCTCGCTGCCATTGATCGAGCCGTTTCTCGATCGGGGATACACCGTGTTCGCGGTGGTGCATGGGAGCCAGCCGAAGTTCACGATCCCCGAGATCCTCAGCGACTTGCACCGCGCGGTGCGGTTCATTCGCTACCATGCCGAAGACTACGGCATCGACCCCGATCGGATCGGGATTTACGGAGGATCGGCCGGAGGACACCTTTCGCTGATGCAAGGGACCGCCGGAACCCCGGGAAACCCTGAGGCAAAGGACCCGGTCGAGCAGACGTCGAGCCGGGTGCAGGCCGTGGCCTGCCTGTTCCCACCGACCGACTTCCTGAACTACGGCAAACCGGGAGAGAATGCGCTGGGTCGGGGCATTCTGGAAAACTTCAAGGCTCCGTTCAACTTTCACGAACTGGACACGACACGCAACGTATACGTACCGATCAGCGATGAGGAGCGGATCTTTGAGATCGGACGCGACATCTCCCCCATTTCTCATGTGAGCCCGGACGACCCGCCGACCCTGATTCTTCACGGCGACGCCGATACGCTGGTGCCCATTCAGCAGGCCCAACGGTTTCTTGAAGCGCTCGGCGAGCAGGGGGTCGAGACGGAACTTGTGGTGAAGGCCGATGCCGGCCACGGGTGGCCCGATCTTCCCAAAGATTTGACCAGCCTGGTCGATTGGTTCGATCAGCATCTTCTGGGAGCCTCCTCCTCCGATTCCTCAGGGTCGGATTGACGACCGGATGATGCCAGGAATTTCCCAATCGCGGCCAGAGAGCCGTGATGGACGCACGGGATGAGTTCGCCGATCAGCCGGAACCTGGATTGGAAAGTGATTTTCCGAGAGGGTGGCAGCGGTCGTGATCGGATCGGGAACTCGGTCAACCCGGGGCTTCGGGTTCCATCGACGCAGGGCCATCTCCTTCTGGAATCAAACGTGGATCGAACGAGTCATGTCGCACGGTTTATTGAGTCTTGGGATCGCTGCCGGATGGGTGTGGTTGGTCATCGGGGGGGACGAACGGCAATTGCCTCCCCCTCACCCGGCCTCGAACCCGACATCTCCGGTGATGCTCGCCGGCGACTGGGTTCCGGACGATCCTCACACGATTGATTTTAACGGGTTGCCTCTGATTCCGAGCAATTACGTGGTTGTGAGCGACGTTCGCGCCAATAATGGGGTGAATCAACATAATTATCTAGCACTCCATCAGGGCCAGTTCTGGCTGATGTGGAGTGATGGCCCAGGGGTCGAGGATCGCGTGGGTCAGCGGGTGAAATTTGCCACGAGTTGTGACGGTCGGTCCTGGAGTGCGCCGCGAGATCTCACGCCGGAGCCGCCGGAGTCTGGTCCCTCGTCGCCCCATTATGGAACCCGAAGCGCTGAGGGTTATCGATGGATCGCGCGAGGGTTCTGGCCACGAGGCGACGAGTTGTACGCGCTTGCCTCGCTGGATGAAGCGGCCGGATTCTTCGGACCGAGCCTCGCACTTCATGCCTTTCGACTGGTCCCGGAGGATGATCGCTGGGAGCATGTCGGGATCATTGCCGACGATACGATCAACAACTTTCCACCCAAGCAATTACCGACGGGGGAATGGTTGATGTCGCGACGTCCGCACAACTACCGTGAGACGGGAGTCTTTTTCCTGAGAGGCGGCGTCG harbors:
- a CDS encoding alpha/beta hydrolase; this translates as MVSIVLGLVVMIGMLVEPARAITEVTFERTSDVIYGRKHGTALTFDVFQPTQDGPGSGVGLILVVSGGWFSAHEAISLPLIEPFLDRGYTVFAVVHGSQPKFTIPEILSDLHRAVRFIRYHAEDYGIDPDRIGIYGGSAGGHLSLMQGTAGTPGNPEAKDPVEQTSSRVQAVACLFPPTDFLNYGKPGENALGRGILENFKAPFNFHELDTTRNVYVPISDEERIFEIGRDISPISHVSPDDPPTLILHGDADTLVPIQQAQRFLEALGEQGVETELVVKADAGHGWPDLPKDLTSLVDWFDQHLLGASSSDSSGSD
- a CDS encoding exo-alpha-sialidase yields the protein MSHGLLSLGIAAGWVWLVIGGDERQLPPPHPASNPTSPVMLAGDWVPDDPHTIDFNGLPLIPSNYVVVSDVRANNGVNQHNYLALHQGQFWLMWSDGPGVEDRVGQRVKFATSCDGRSWSAPRDLTPEPPESGPSSPHYGTRSAEGYRWIARGFWPRGDELYALASLDEAAGFFGPSLALHAFRLVPEDDRWEHVGIIADDTINNFPPKQLPTGEWLMSRRPHNYRETGVFFLRGGVVGLNDWETFPVLGSSSELAAEEPLWWVLPDQNVMALFRDNRRGGFLYRAFSTDNGTTWSRPVRTNFPDATSKLHGIRLSDGRYVLVSNANPKQRDPLTLAISEDGMVFTKLGRLIGGRQVDYPYVLEHDGRLLIAFSGGKQSVELLEVRLEDLDRVSNIHEPLHKSDQ
- a CDS encoding DUF1559 family PulG-like putative transporter, translating into MHVKARSRVGFTLIELLVVIAIIGVLIALLLPAVQSAREAARRAQCTNNLKQIGIAMHNYHDQFGAFPTGGITGFAQGNVWAGNANLLCWRALILPQIEGRNTYDAINLNINTLGAGPDPGAMFTAWMTVNNTFLCPSDGELEGGLRTWQGNGLGQYPAGNPPFRPGTTTPVDRVPVSNYALSFGDNYAGGILNGGLPWETPPSVTTLPPGQPRIGYHGFWGTRNSGGQMRGFSDYRELQTTNMAGVRDGTSNTIMVGETLPYRAADSNFWHFNGSSAGTTVPLNWNSNTVPGNDPSCLNRWQSASAPLGCRFGAAAKGFASEHPGGANFLFADGSVKFLKDSINIVTYCALGSRNGGEVISADQY